TTGCTGTGAACTCACCAACTCGCTTTGGACAGCTACTTGCTGCTGGGATAGGCAGCTGGATTGCTATACAGACTATAATCAACCTTGGAGCTACTGTTGCTCTCTTACCACTAACCGGAGTACCGTTGATGCTATTATCATATGGTGGTTCAAGTTTATTGGTTACATTTTTAGGAATTGGAATTTTGTTAAACATTAGTAAACAAAGCAAATGAGAATAGTTATTACCGGAGGACATCCAGGACCAGCGCTGGCTGTAATTGATCATATTAGAACAAGCTATCCCGACTGGAAGATATATTTTGTAGGAACTAAAAACCCCTTAACAGATGATAAAGCTTTGTCATTTGAGTATAAAGAGATAGCTACAAGAGGTCTTTCTTTTATTAATTTAGATACGGGAAAATTTGATAGAGCAAATAAATTAAAGTTAATACTAAATTCATATAAAATTGCCCGTGGGTATTTTAAAAGCTTAGCTATTCTTAAGAGAATAAAACCAGATGTTGTATTATCTTTTGGTGGATACTTGGCGGTTCCTGTAGCATTTGGTGCGAAAACTCTGGGAATTAAGATCCTCACCCATGAGCAGACTTTTGGAGTGGGATTTGCAAATAGGTTAATTGCCAGAATTGCAGATAGAGTGCTGTTGTCGTGGGAAGAAACAAAGCTAGTGGATCCTCGCTGGAAAAGCTTGGTAACTGGTTTACCTATTCGCAAATCCGTAATTAATGCCAAAACTCAGATGGATAAGTCTAAGTTGCCATTAATACTAGTGATGGGTGGAAGCCAGGGGGCACATTTTATTAATCAGCTTATTGGAAACATGCTAGATGATTTGTTGAGCGTATTTAGAGTTGTGCACCAAGTGGGAGATTCTAGTGCTTATGATGATTACGTTACGCTTAATCACAAACGCAAAGAAATGAAACAAGAGATAGGTGATAAGTATGAGTTATATAAGCATATATCTACAGAAAAAATTGGCACATATCTTGAGCTTGCTGATATTGTAATTTCACGCGCTGGAATAAATACTATGGCTGAGCTTTTGTATTTGCAAAAAAAAGCCGTATTAATTCCATTGCTCGAGAGTATTAATCCTGAGCAGTTAGTAAATGCTAGATATTATAAAGAGACACAGCTGGGTACATATCTAAAGCAAGATGAAGTTACACCAGAGAAATTACATAACGAAATCAACAATATAGCAAAGAATAATGCGGCTAAAAGTGATATTCCAGTATTTAAGATGCTGGAGTTTGCGGCAGATAACGTCGTTAAGGAGTTAATAGCTGTAACCAATGGGTAGGACTAAATTACTTTCTTTTGTTATATTATTGTTTGTTATTGCTGGTGAATTATATATTGTCTCCTTGTTGTGGGGGTTCGAGAGAGTGGGTAGGGTTTTTACCAATAACTATTTGAATCCAGCATTTTTTAAGTTTGGAAAGTTTAATGTCCTAGGTGTTTCCAAGCAACAGCTAATGGATCAGATGAAAGAGTATGATCCTGAGCTGACCAATGTAAAGATCACGAAAAAACTAAATGGTGACATATATATTGATGTAGCCGGTATTGAGGAAAAATACATGCTGGCAGATAAAGATGAAACACAGTTTTTTTCCGCTGATGAGAGAGGTGTTGTAATTAAAGAGGCCACTGGGCAAGATAAATTGCTGATTGTGACTGGTAAAGCGAGCTTAAAAAAAGGCTCCAAAATGGATTCAGAGTCTGAGAGAGCAGCGCTAATTTTAGTAGATAAAGTAGCCAAATACCCAGCTTTGGAAGAGTTGAAAAAGGTGATTATTCAAGACGACAAGCTACTAATGGTCTTTGAGCGGAATTTTGTGGTAATATTGCCTATTGTAGAGGATCTTGATTCTTACTTACAATCTTTACAAATCCTGCTAGATCGGTTTACAATAGAAGGTAAGCTGCCACAAGAGATAGATATGAGATATATCAGGGCAGTGGTAAAAATGTAATATGGCTAAAGACAGAGTTATTGTTGGAATAGATATTGGTAGTGAAAAAATTGCGACCCTCATTGCTTCGGTTTCTGAGGATGAGCAGCCACGCATAATTGGTGTTTCCACAGTTTTAAGCAAAGGTATCAAGAGAAGCCAGGTAGTAGACATTGAGCAGGCTACAAAAAGTGTGTTATCTAGTTTAGAGAGCGCAGAACGCATGGCTGGGTACCAAGTGACAAATGCATTTATCTCAGTCGGTGGATCTCATATTGGATCGGTCAATTCGCAAGGAGTAGTAGCTGTTGCTAATCCAGATAAAGAGATTATCAACGATGATATTGAGCGGGCTATTGAGGCAGCAAAAGCACTATCCATACCTTCTACTCAGGCAATTTTACATGTACTGCCACGGCAGTTTACCGTCGATTCTCAGGAAGGTATAAAAGATCCAGTAGGAATGACAGGTGTACGTTTGGAGGTAGACACACATCTAGTTACTGGTGGAGCAACATCTATCAGAAACTTAACTAAATGTGTTGAAGAGGTGGGCATAGATGTTGAGGGGTTAGTCTTTAATGGGTTGGCTTCTTCCAGCAGTACATTAACAGATACTGAAAAAGAACTTGGTGTAGTAATGCTGGATATTGGTGCGGGAACAACTGATCTTTGTATCTGGATTGAAGGATCATTAGCTTATTCAGCTGTTGTACCAGTTGGCGCTAGACATGTTACCAATGACTTAGCAATTGGCTTAAGAGTTTCATTAGAGAGCGCTGAAAAGATAAAAATTTTCTTGAGTGATAAAAACAGACAATCTGAAATCAAGCATGGTTCTAAGTCCAATAAGATAGATATTACAAAGCTACAGCTATCTGAAGGATTAAAGGAGATCTCAGAAAAAACGGTTGTGGAAGGAATAATTCGTCCACGTTTAAATGAAATATTTCATCTTGTAGGTGAAGAGCTTTCTAATAGTGGATTTGGTGTACAAACGCCAGCTGGTGTTGTAATCACTGGAGGTGGAGCTGAAACGGTAGATATTGTGGATGTTGCAAGACATATACTAGCGATGCCGGCGCGCGTAGGTAGACCGGAGCACGTTAAGGGGTTGGTTGATGAAATAAATAAGCCTCAATATTCTACTGCTGTGGGGTTAATTCATTATGGTGCGGAGTTTCAAGGTGATGAACCAATGTTTAAATTGGTCAGTCTAAGCTCGATGTTTAGGCAAGTTTCAATCAAGGGTGTTGCCGGAAAAACTATAAATCTGATCAAATCGTTTTTGCCCTAAATATCTTCAGTTGACTTTTTCGACACTATCGGTTACATTGTAATCGCAGAATTTAATTTTGGTGCTATGTATATAAAACCAGATGAGGCTCAGTTTGCCAAAATAAAAGTAATAGGTGTTGGTGGTGGTGGCAATAACGCTATTAACAACATGATAGCTGCTTCTATTAAGGGGGTAGATTTTGTAGGTGTTAATTGTGATGCACAGGCATTATTAGCCTGTAAGGCAGACACAAAAATTCGTATAGGCGAAGAATCTACACGTGGACTGGGAGCAGGAGGAAATCCCGAGATAGGTAAGAAAGCAGGTGAGGAATCACGAGAGCGCATAGCAGAGGAAGTTGCTGGTACGGACATGGTATTTATCACAGCAGGAATGGGAGGAGGCACAGGAACTGGTGCAGCTCCAATTATTGCAGAAGAGGCCAAAAAGCAAGGTGCGCTAACGGTAGCAGTGGTTACTAAGCCCTTTATGTTTGAGGGAACAAGAAGAATGGTTAATGCTGAGGAGGGAATAGAGAATCTTAAGGCACATGTGGATACCTTGATCATTATTCCTAATCAAAGACTGTTAGAAGTAGTAGATAATAAAATGACACTCTTGGATTCATTTCGTGTAGCTGATTCAGTATTGACACAGGGCGTACAAGGAATATCTGATCTTATTACAACTCCGGGACTAATTAATGTTGATTTCGCAGATGTGCGGGCAATTATGACAGATGCAGGTTCTTCACTTATGGGTATTGGTACCTCAAGCGGTGAAAATAGAGCTATAACTGCCGCAAAGATGGCAATCTCTTCACCGCTACTTGAGCTATCCATTGATGGTGCTAAGGGCGTATTGTTTAACATTATAGGTGGGCGAGACCTGACCATGAATGAGGTGGATCAGTCAGCTAAGATAATTGCTAATGCGGTAGATGCAGATGCTGATATTATATTTGGAGCTAGAATAGACGATGAAATTATAGATGAGATCAAAATTACAGTAATTGCCACTGGCTTTGATGAAGCAAGGCAGAAATTAACACGGTATGCGCCAACTTCCAGGAATGACTTTTCTTCAATCCAGAATAAAACCACAGCTGGCGCACTTAGAGCGGATCAAGAAGAAGATACAGACGATAAAAATGGCGTGGCTCATGATGATGAAAAGAAAAAACCAGAGATAGAATTAAGTGAAGAAGAGCAATTTGATATCCCTGCCTTCCTCCGCCAACGCAGATAACGAGACAATGTCGTTCTTTACATGTTAGTGGAAGATGGGACCTTAAGTGAGCTGGCTTGTAAGTAAGGCTTAGCCTTACAAAAGGTTTGAAATAGAGCTCCAAAGAGAACATACTCCTTTTTACTTCTAATCTTTAGCTATTTATTTTAAAATAGGTTGTATTTCAGGGCTATTAAAAACTGGGTTTTTAATAGCACCCGACTTTCGCGAATTAGTGACCACCTAATTTACTAATAAGCTGTTGGATATCGCTGGGTATACTTGGTTGTGTCTGATATTTTTTGCCTTCAATAGTTACTACTCCTGTTTGAATCACTCGAAGTTTTTGGATAAATTTCCTGATTGATATATTGGTTTTGTCTTCAACAAATCTTGCGATTGCCAGAGCAACAAAGACAATAGTCAGATGAGCTTTAATTGAGTCAAGTTTGCGGTGAAAAATAGGTCTGGCTTTAAGGTCTGATTTGGACATACGGAATGACTTTTCAACCTGAAAGAGTTGGTGGTAGGCGTTGATGATTTCCTGTGGCAGGACACCGTGTTTGCGATCTTTCTGCAGTGTGGGTAGATTGGTGACATACCCTTTAATACCGGCTCTCAGTCGGTGTTCGTTGATGAGTTCTTGGTTAAGTATAGGTTTTTTTTGGCTAGAGTGAGAAAGGGTGCTTTCTTTAGAGGGGCGTGGCCATTGACAATACGTTCTGCTTTAACAACCTGTTTGTCAATATTGGACAGATCCAACTGGGCTCGTTTCTGTTTATACTGATAGATAACCCGTCTCTCCACTTTATCTTCTTTTTTGTACCCAAAAGACTGGGTGGTTTCAATCAGACGAGCAATGACGAGCTGAGCGAAGACATCGTCAGTTAACTGGTCAAAGTGTAACCATTGGTACACTGATAAAAACTGGTCGTACAGATACTGGGAGAAAGCTTTTTCCTGAAAGATTACCGGTGGTCTTTGTTCTGGAAACAAAGAGATTTGACCTTCGTGAATTTTAGCTTTAGCTACAGAGATGAGAAAACGTAAGCGTTCTGGATCATGAGCACTACCCACATGAATGAGTTTAGTTACTTGTCTACCAATCTTGATCACAATCTGAATAGCAGTGGCACCACTTTTAGTTTTTACTTTTCTGATGAATGTTGACACAAGATAATTGTATCAATCAAAAACACATACCATTAGTGACCACATTTACATTACTCCTAGCCTGGAAAAAAGTATAAAGACTCAAAAAGCGCGAAAGTCGGGGGAAAATACATTTAACTTCTGATATGAACTTTCATCTGATTGAATACTCTAAAAAGTTTATGAAGTTAAGAGATTTTAGAGATTATCCAGGAAGTACAGCTCTTGTAGATGAGTATGATGCTTTAGATGAAGGAAAAGGAGATAAATTTTTTGCAAAGTATGGGGTTGGAAATGATATTTTTACAGTTGATAAGCCTTTTGAAAGAGCTCGGGCATATGAATCGCTTTTACATTTTCTACATAAGTATAACAATAAGCAATATCATAAAATTCACAAGGGAACTCCTTATTTTTTTATTGGGTGGACTGCATTCCAGTTTTTTGATTTTGAGAAGGCATTATTTTATATGGATGCTGCAGCAAGCGAAGATATACGAAGAATTAAGATGCAAAATTTATCTTCTGAAACAACAGCGCCTGCTTTGGATTTTATTTTGTTAAATCCTCAAAGTAATTCAATTGGAGTTCTTCTTAATGCGCAACTTAGAAGTGTTATTTTGGATGGGATAGAGGAATTTAATGTCGATTCAGGTCTGGATCTAAAACTAGAAAATTTTGTTAAATCATTTATAAAATCTCTCTTATTTCATGACGATATAAAACATAGATCAATTATTACTTCTTTATATGGTTTCTTGTTGGAATTTGGTGGTTATAAATTGTTTATTGCTCTAAGAAGTTCTGAAGGTGGATCTATAGATCCATTGTTAAGTTATTTATTCAAAGGAGCACGCATATTGGAATCTCTATTGGAATTAAAAGGAGGTATTGGTGACGATTTGAAAAAGAAAGCACACAGCTTACCAAACCTTAGAATCACCACAAGTTACTTTAAGAGTAATAAAAAGCTAATAGATGCACTAAACACATATAATTTTTTTAAAAGAAAGGAGAAAAATCATATATTACGTTATATAAATGTCTTGTCAATTCTATATTTTGGACAGTTTATATGCTCTGGATTGAATGATTATTACTAAGTTAAAAAATATGTAAGGCTTAACCTTACAAAAGGATTGAATTAGAGGTCTAAAGTTTGGATATATAAAGATCGGATCTTTATATGTTGGGGAAATGAGAGGCTTGGTTACTTCTGCTATAATTACTTTTATGTTTAAGCAGGTGGATTCAAAGCTGGAATTTAATAAGCTGGAGAATGAGCTACTCAAATACTGGAAAGATAACAAGATTTTTGAAAAATCTATAAGTTCTCGCCCTGAGAATAAAAAATGGAATTTTGTTGATGGGCCTCCATTTATTACGGGACTACCTCACTACGGCAGTCTATTATCCAGTGTAGCTAAAGATATGTTCCCAAGATTTTGGACGATGAAGGGCTATAGGGTACGGAGAGTATGGGGTTGGGATTGCCATGGATTACCAGCAGAAAATAAAGTTGAGGAAAAGCTGGGCCTCACGAGCAAGAAGGACATTGAAAATATAGTTGGTATAGATAAATTTATACAGGAATGCAAAGCCTATGTTAGTAAGACTTCAGAAGAATGGGACTGGTATGTAGATCATATTGGACGTTGGGCTGATCTTAAAGGTGCTTATCGTACGATGGATAAAGATTATATGGAGTCTGTGATGTGGGTGTTTAAAAATATCTACGATAAAGGCTATATTTATAAGGGGCTTAGGGTTTCATTATTTTGTCCGCATTGTTCTACTCCTATATCTAACTTTGAAGTTGCCATGGATCCAGAAAATTATAAGAGCGTGACGGAGCCATCCAATGTATATAAATATAAACTTAAGGAGGAGGACACATATATCCTGGCTTGGTCAACTACTCCCTGGAATAAACTAGTTACGCTAGCTCTGGCTGTTAACCCAGATTTAACTTATATTAAGGTTAAACAAGGGAAAGAATATTACATACTAGCTGAGACGACGGCTGAAAATATACTAACCGCGGAAAAATATGAAGTTGTGGAGAAAATTTCTGGGAAGAAGTTAGTAGGCCTTAGGTTTGTTCCCCACTATGATTTTTATAGAATAGATCCAGGTAAAAAAGCTTTTGAGATTTTTGCAGGGGACTTTGTTACAGCTGAAGAGGGAACTGGGGTGGTCACGATTGCAGCCTACGGGGAAGATGACCTTAAATTGATGGAGGCTGAAAATATTCAGATTGCTTTGCATGTAGATGAAGAAGGTCACCTAAAACCCGATGTACCTAACTGGGGAGGTATGTATTACCTCAAGGTTAATTCGCTTGTAAATGCAGACTTGGCCAAGCGCGGATTGGTTTACCGCGAGGATCCCTTAACACATAGAGTTCCTACGTGTTGGCGATGCCATACAAGACTTCTTTATTCTCCACAAAATGCGTGGTATATGGATGTGCAAAAACTTAAACCACAAATGGAGAAAACCAATGAAAAAATTAACTGGGTACCAGCGCATTTTAAGTATGGGCGATTTCTAAAAAGTATGCAATCCGCGCCAGACTGGTGCATATCACGTAGCAGATATTGGGGTTCTCCAGTGCCTGTCTGGGAGTGCTCGGGGTGTAGCGAGCGATATGTTCCAGGTTCAATTAGTGAGCTGGAGAAGTTGTCAGGACAAAAGGTAACAGATTTACACCGACCCGCAATCGATAATGTAATAATCAAATGTACTAAATGTGGAAAAGATGCAAAACGAGTACCCGAGGTATTGGATAGCTGGATCGAAGCAGGCTCAGCCCCATATGCCGAGCGCCACTATCCCTTTGATAAAACACAGAATATTGATAACTT
Above is a genomic segment from Candidatus Roizmanbacteria bacterium CG_4_9_14_0_2_um_filter_38_17 containing:
- the ftsA gene encoding cell division protein FtsA, with protein sequence MAKDRVIVGIDIGSEKIATLIASVSEDEQPRIIGVSTVLSKGIKRSQVVDIEQATKSVLSSLESAERMAGYQVTNAFISVGGSHIGSVNSQGVVAVANPDKEIINDDIERAIEAAKALSIPSTQAILHVLPRQFTVDSQEGIKDPVGMTGVRLEVDTHLVTGGATSIRNLTKCVEEVGIDVEGLVFNGLASSSSTLTDTEKELGVVMLDIGAGTTDLCIWIEGSLAYSAVVPVGARHVTNDLAIGLRVSLESAEKIKIFLSDKNRQSEIKHGSKSNKIDITKLQLSEGLKEISEKTVVEGIIRPRLNEIFHLVGEELSNSGFGVQTPAGVVITGGGAETVDIVDVARHILAMPARVGRPEHVKGLVDEINKPQYSTAVGLIHYGAEFQGDEPMFKLVSLSSMFRQVSIKGVAGKTINLIKSFLP
- a CDS encoding cell division protein FtsZ: MYIKPDEAQFAKIKVIGVGGGGNNAINNMIAASIKGVDFVGVNCDAQALLACKADTKIRIGEESTRGLGAGGNPEIGKKAGEESRERIAEEVAGTDMVFITAGMGGGTGTGAAPIIAEEAKKQGALTVAVVTKPFMFEGTRRMVNAEEGIENLKAHVDTLIIIPNQRLLEVVDNKMTLLDSFRVADSVLTQGVQGISDLITTPGLINVDFADVRAIMTDAGSSLMGIGTSSGENRAITAAKMAISSPLLELSIDGAKGVLFNIIGGRDLTMNEVDQSAKIIANAVDADADIIFGARIDDEIIDEIKITVIATGFDEARQKLTRYAPTSRNDFSSIQNKTTAGALRADQEEDTDDKNGVAHDDEKKKPEIELSEEEQFDIPAFLRQRR
- a CDS encoding isoleucine--tRNA ligase, whose product is MRGLVTSAIITFMFKQVDSKLEFNKLENELLKYWKDNKIFEKSISSRPENKKWNFVDGPPFITGLPHYGSLLSSVAKDMFPRFWTMKGYRVRRVWGWDCHGLPAENKVEEKLGLTSKKDIENIVGIDKFIQECKAYVSKTSEEWDWYVDHIGRWADLKGAYRTMDKDYMESVMWVFKNIYDKGYIYKGLRVSLFCPHCSTPISNFEVAMDPENYKSVTEPSNVYKYKLKEEDTYILAWSTTPWNKLVTLALAVNPDLTYIKVKQGKEYYILAETTAENILTAEKYEVVEKISGKKLVGLRFVPHYDFYRIDPGKKAFEIFAGDFVTAEEGTGVVTIAAYGEDDLKLMEAENIQIALHVDEEGHLKPDVPNWGGMYYLKVNSLVNADLAKRGLVYREDPLTHRVPTCWRCHTRLLYSPQNAWYMDVQKLKPQMEKTNEKINWVPAHFKYGRFLKSMQSAPDWCISRSRYWGSPVPVWECSGCSERYVPGSISELEKLSGQKVTDLHRPAIDNVIIKCTKCGKDAKRVPEVLDSWIEAGSAPYAERHYPFDKTQNIDNFFPTDFVAEYTGQIRAWFYVLHVLSNALFGKHAFNNVVVTGVILGTDGRKMSKNYGNYPDPKELITEYGGDALRLYLLESNVMLGEDVLISEELYRNQVKGTIFILWNVYRYFLINVELHKFKPDSDTKTGVAILDKWILSRLEETKQNVTKGLEGYLTPIVVRELKSFINDLSTWYVRRSRKREDIKVHLSVLRSVLVEFSKTLAPVTPFLAEEIYRNLTEDKSVHLTDWPKVNKKEINEELMQDMMIVREIVEKTHSARKESQIKVRQPLNKLTVNGKQLRAKGDIKKQMEQLIMDEVNVKEIEWNKNGGELSVKLDTKLTPTLKAEGEAREIIRSIQSARKTAGCRLDQEVKVQLPTWPVEFEDEIKKQTLTSRLIKGGELKIL